Proteins encoded together in one Candidatus Hydrogenedentota bacterium window:
- a CDS encoding Gfo/Idh/MocA family oxidoreductase, giving the protein MLGISAAAVAGCATGGAPQAVPATRKVSANDKLNIACVGVGGQGYADLRSVMHENIVAMCDVDAESATRAYALEALAAVPKYNDYRVMLDKQKDIDAVVVSIPDHMHTFVATSAMQLGKHVYVQKPMAHSVAEAHKLAATARQYKVVTQMGNQGHSGTGVWRLCDMIASGIIGPVREVQCWTNRPTWPQGLDRPADTPPVPATLNWDVWLGAAPERPYHPAYLPHKWRGWWDFGCCAMGDMGCHILDPPYTSLKLGAPARISAETSGVNNETGPLWSIITFEFPARGDMPPVKLTWSDGGKMPPRPGGLAPDFRLGDNDGGSLLIGEKGAITVGTYGNGPKFLSAEQQAQWDAMARNDREVSEHHRNWIAACKGEATAISNFDYAAPFTEVVLLGNVSMRANGPVEWDTASKRITNLADANRFIDPPYRTGWTLG; this is encoded by the coding sequence ATGCTCGGCATCTCCGCCGCCGCCGTCGCCGGCTGCGCAACGGGCGGCGCGCCGCAAGCTGTTCCCGCCACGCGCAAAGTCTCTGCAAACGACAAACTCAACATCGCCTGCGTCGGCGTCGGCGGACAAGGCTACGCCGATCTGCGCTCCGTCATGCACGAAAACATCGTCGCCATGTGCGACGTCGATGCGGAAAGCGCAACGCGCGCCTACGCGCTCGAAGCGCTGGCGGCCGTCCCGAAATACAACGACTACCGTGTCATGCTCGACAAACAGAAAGACATCGACGCCGTCGTCGTATCGATTCCCGATCACATGCACACCTTCGTCGCCACCTCGGCGATGCAACTCGGCAAGCACGTGTACGTGCAGAAGCCCATGGCGCACAGCGTTGCCGAAGCGCACAAACTTGCCGCCACCGCGCGCCAGTACAAGGTCGTCACCCAGATGGGCAATCAGGGCCATTCCGGCACGGGCGTGTGGCGACTGTGCGACATGATCGCCTCCGGCATTATTGGCCCGGTCCGCGAAGTGCAGTGCTGGACCAATCGCCCTACTTGGCCGCAAGGCCTGGACCGCCCCGCCGACACTCCGCCCGTGCCGGCGACGCTCAATTGGGACGTCTGGCTCGGAGCCGCGCCCGAACGCCCCTACCACCCCGCCTACCTGCCGCACAAATGGCGCGGCTGGTGGGATTTCGGCTGCTGTGCCATGGGCGACATGGGCTGTCACATTCTCGACCCGCCCTACACCAGCCTCAAACTTGGTGCCCCGGCGCGAATCAGCGCCGAAACCTCCGGCGTGAACAACGAAACCGGCCCCCTCTGGTCCATCATCACTTTTGAGTTCCCCGCCCGCGGCGACATGCCGCCCGTCAAACTCACCTGGTCCGACGGTGGCAAGATGCCCCCGCGCCCCGGCGGCCTCGCGCCGGACTTCCGCCTCGGCGACAACGACGGCGGCTCCCTCCTCATCGGCGAGAAGGGCGCCATCACCGTCGGCACCTACGGCAACGGCCCAAAATTCTTGTCTGCCGAGCAACAAGCACAGTGGGACGCCATGGCCCGCAACGACCGCGAGGTCTCGGAGCACCACCGCAACTGGATTGCCGCATGCAAGGGCGAAGCAACGGCCATCTCGAACTTCGACTATGCCGCCCCTTTCACCGAGGTCGTTCTCCTTGGCAACGTCTCTATGCGCGCCAATGGCCCGGTCGAGTGGGATACGGCTTCAAAGCGAATCACGAACCTGGCCGACGCAAACCGCTTTATCGACCCGCCCTACCGAACAGGCTGGACCTTGGGATAG
- a CDS encoding site-specific DNA-methyltransferase, with product MFKLKVGTSADAALMRSTNFDSKLIIGDSLHVLRRFRADYFQCCVTSPPYWGLRDYEIDGQVGAESDVTDYVKHLVDVFREVRRTLREDGTFWLNVGDSYTSGNRTWRDTDKKNPARAMNYRPPTPKGLKPKDLIGVPWRVALALQEDGWFLRADNIWYKPNCQPESVKDRPTRAHEYLFLFSKSEHYYYDSDSIREPANGSGQLKNKRTVWVCNTEPYHGAHFATFPRQLVTPCVKASTRRGDLVLDPFMGSGTLGEVCATEGRRFVGIELNPDYAGLAVARISGLDAKLLRYA from the coding sequence ATGTTTAAGCTGAAGGTTGGTACCTCCGCGGATGCAGCCCTTATGCGTTCCACGAATTTTGACAGCAAGTTGATCATTGGCGATTCCTTGCACGTGTTAAGGCGCTTTCGCGCGGACTATTTTCAGTGCTGCGTCACAAGTCCACCATACTGGGGGCTCCGAGACTACGAGATTGACGGTCAAGTTGGCGCCGAGAGCGATGTCACGGACTACGTCAAACACCTCGTGGACGTGTTTCGCGAGGTTAGGCGCACACTTCGGGAAGATGGCACGTTTTGGCTGAACGTGGGGGATTCGTACACAAGTGGCAATCGCACGTGGCGCGACACCGACAAAAAGAACCCCGCGAGGGCAATGAACTATCGGCCCCCAACCCCAAAGGGCCTTAAGCCTAAGGACCTTATTGGCGTACCTTGGCGCGTTGCCTTGGCGTTGCAGGAGGACGGATGGTTTTTACGCGCGGACAACATCTGGTACAAGCCCAACTGTCAGCCTGAGTCTGTCAAGGACCGTCCGACACGCGCACACGAGTATTTATTCCTTTTTAGCAAGTCCGAGCACTACTACTACGATTCCGACTCCATCCGTGAACCGGCAAACGGATCGGGCCAATTGAAGAACAAGAGAACGGTATGGGTCTGCAACACCGAGCCGTACCATGGGGCGCACTTCGCGACGTTTCCGAGGCAGCTCGTAACGCCATGTGTCAAAGCGAGCACGCGGCGCGGTGACCTGGTTTTGGACCCATTCATGGGTTCAGGCACGTTGGGTGAGGTTTGTGCGACCGAAGGTCGCCGGTTCGTGGGAATCGAACTGAATCCGGATTACGCCGGCCTGGCAGTCGCCCGGATATCGGGGTTGGACGCGAAATTGCTCCGGTATGCCTGA
- a CDS encoding XcyI family restriction endonuclease — protein MPDSETLRPLLQVGFYDRLKGIRDRFLHEALGRAIKQVNIPDLDRELSRFASRKPLNVLAQAGVRGEVFYPVPLLLRADPFLLGYYRLLFGFSQKEFYQGRHFGPYRGMEELGKISPGIVERIPELCGRCGKIADELVLGIDDHSISTVRELQILTLGPQMRGGRNTKLGRDATQEVYELLDRLLGRYIREKTKHSYLIVNDSRRKVSIEFKSDPDIRITERLPSSERLLVSIEIKGGADFSNIHNRLGEAEKSHQKARSLGSNECWTIHRVKISPKKAREASPTTTAFFNLNAIQIPDSDQGVEFREKLASVLSIRIPKGV, from the coding sequence ATGCCTGACTCGGAGACACTGCGGCCGTTACTCCAAGTCGGCTTCTACGACCGGCTTAAAGGCATCCGAGACCGGTTCCTGCACGAGGCGCTGGGGCGGGCCATCAAGCAGGTCAACATACCAGATCTCGACCGCGAGTTGTCGCGTTTCGCTTCGCGAAAACCGCTGAACGTCCTTGCGCAGGCGGGTGTGCGCGGGGAGGTTTTTTATCCAGTACCTTTACTTCTCCGAGCCGATCCGTTCCTGTTGGGCTATTACCGCCTGCTCTTCGGGTTCTCCCAAAAAGAGTTCTACCAAGGCCGACATTTTGGGCCGTACAGAGGCATGGAGGAACTCGGCAAAATATCTCCGGGAATCGTCGAAAGGATTCCGGAACTTTGCGGCCGTTGCGGGAAGATCGCGGACGAACTTGTGCTTGGGATCGACGACCATTCGATTTCCACAGTACGCGAACTCCAGATTCTAACGCTTGGACCGCAAATGCGTGGGGGCCGGAACACCAAACTCGGACGGGACGCGACTCAGGAGGTCTACGAACTCCTCGACCGTCTTCTCGGAAGGTACATCCGGGAAAAGACGAAACACTCATACCTTATTGTAAACGATTCCAGACGCAAGGTATCGATCGAATTCAAATCGGACCCCGACATTCGCATCACGGAACGTTTGCCAAGCAGCGAACGTTTGTTAGTTTCAATCGAGATCAAAGGAGGAGCGGATTTCTCAAACATACACAATCGTCTCGGAGAGGCGGAAAAGAGCCACCAGAAGGCGCGTTCGCTTGGATCGAACGAATGTTGGACAATCCATCGGGTGAAGATCTCGCCCAAGAAAGCTCGCGAGGCTAGCCCTACGACAACAGCATTCTTCAACTTGAACGCAATACAAATTCCGGATTCGGATCAGGGCGTCGAGTTTCGCGAGAAACTGGCGTCCGTCTTGAGCATACGTATTCCGAAGGGCGTGTAG
- a CDS encoding ABC transporter permease produces MIGRIATAYQIELIKAFRSKLSYVGPVLVVLLVVLSPLLHPLTGTGDNAYRFIAFATPTALNLLGLFLVLSFCASLVSGETGTGSIRMLLTRPLLRHEFIVAKLLIGLTYAFTLSLLVAVAAWGIGLAFGTVAGVEYGGEMLYTGGAMLQTYLFGFLIHLAPQFAFVSYAVMISTFMKSNAAAVITAIGTWLVLDAVKYPLGIAPVLFASYVDTPWQCFRAQCDGLTAEWGANLYWCLGTSLIAAAIFSTAAIVALQRRNLHG; encoded by the coding sequence TCGAAGCTGTCCTACGTCGGGCCAGTCCTCGTCGTGCTGCTCGTCGTGCTTTCTCCCCTGCTGCATCCGTTGACCGGTACCGGCGACAACGCGTACCGCTTCATCGCCTTCGCCACGCCGACTGCATTGAACCTGCTCGGACTGTTCCTCGTCCTCAGCTTCTGCGCCAGCCTCGTGTCCGGCGAGACCGGCACCGGCAGCATCCGCATGCTGCTCACGCGGCCCCTGCTTCGGCACGAGTTCATCGTCGCGAAACTGCTCATTGGCCTGACCTACGCCTTCACACTGAGCCTGCTTGTCGCAGTCGCGGCATGGGGCATCGGTCTTGCATTTGGGACCGTCGCCGGCGTCGAATACGGCGGTGAAATGCTCTACACCGGCGGCGCGATGCTGCAAACGTACTTGTTCGGCTTCCTCATTCACCTCGCTCCACAATTCGCGTTCGTGTCCTATGCCGTTATGATTTCGACCTTCATGAAAAGCAACGCGGCGGCCGTCATTACCGCTATTGGCACCTGGCTAGTGCTCGATGCGGTGAAATATCCGCTTGGCATTGCGCCGGTACTCTTTGCAAGCTACGTCGATACCCCGTGGCAATGCTTCCGCGCCCAGTGCGACGGCCTCACCGCCGAATGGGGCGCGAACTTATATTGGTGCCTCGGCACCTCCCTCATCGCGGCGGCGATCTTCTCCACCGCGGCCATCGTCGCCCTCCAACGCCGCAACCTCCACGGATGA